A single region of the Zootoca vivipara chromosome 2, rZooViv1.1, whole genome shotgun sequence genome encodes:
- the GPR62 gene encoding G-protein coupled receptor 62 produces MGTMVNRTRINSTQGFDAFSSLGVSQFQEAIGIFFMVMLSVIALVANTAVMVVILKTPLLRKFIFVCHLCLVDLLSAIFVMPLGIISSSTCFNRVLYSIAECQTLIFLNVCFISASIFTISVISIERYYYIVHPMRYEVKMTTGLAVTVVVFIWVKSILVAALALVGWPQDNGASSASKCTVYWSPGAHKKIFVIIFSTLCFILPTLIIFAVYGSIYKVARIASLQHAPVPSWTATPRPRSDSIHSQVTIITTRNAPPRLSPERLFGGNKAALTLVLIVGQFLCCWLPFFSFHLHCSINSALTIPSYGEIIVTWLAYSSFAINPFFYGLLNRQIREELSKLGRHCLSKPLSQELCISSPEGSIHENFLQFLQRTSCTTETRSTYVNSSPRNTLDQTTMGFRIPGQIPEETN; encoded by the coding sequence ATGGGGACAATGGTAAACAGGACTAGGATCAACTCTACCCAGGGTTTCGATGCCTTCTCTTCACTTGGAGTGTCCCAGTTTCAGGAGGCCATTGGCATTTTCTTCATGGTCATGCTGAGTGTCATTGCTTTGGTTGCCAACACAGCAGTCATGGTAGTCATCCTCAAGACGCCTCTGCTGAGGAAgttcatctttgtctgccacctCTGCCTAGTAGATCTGCTGTCTGCCATTTTTGTCATGCCGCTGGGGATCATATCCAGCTCCACCTGCTTCAACAGGGTATTGTACAGCATCGCCGAGTGCCAGACTCTGATCTTCCTGAATGTTTGCTTCATCAGTGCCTCCATCTTCACCATCTCGGTCATCAGCATCGAGCGCTACTACTACATTGTCCACCCCATGAGGTATGAAGTCAAGATGACTACCGGGCTCGCGGTTACCGTTGTGGTTTTCATCTGGGTTAAGTCCATCCTCGTAGCTGCTTTGGCACTCGTGGGTTGGCCCCAAGACAATGGGGCCAGCAGTGCCAGCAAGTGTACTGTGTACTGGAGCCCAGGTGCCCACAAGAAGATCTttgtgatcatcttcagcactctCTGCTTCATACTGCCCACCTTAATCATCTTTGCAGTCTATGGCAGCATCTACAAAGTGGCCCGGATCGCATCCTTGCAGCATGCTCCTGTCCCATCCTGGACTGCCACACCCAGGCCGAGATCAGACTCCATTCACAGCCAAGTCACTATAATCACAACCAGGAATGCACCTCCCAGGCTGTCACCAGAACGCTTGTTTGGTGGGAATAAAGCTGCCCTCACCTTGGTCCTGATTGTAGGCCAGTTCCTCTGCTGCTGGCTTCCATTCTTCTCCTTCCACCTCCACTGCTCCATCAACTCTGCCTTGACCATCCCCAGTTATGGTGAGATTATCGTGACCTGGCTTGCCTATTCCTCCTTTGCTATCAACCCTTTTTTCTATGGGCTGCTGAACCGTCAAATCAGGGAAGAGCTGTCCAAGCTGGGGCGACACTGCCTCAGCAAGCCCCTGAGCCAAGAGCTGTGCATCTCCAGTCCAGAAGGGTCCATCCATGAGAATTTCCTCCAGTTCCTGCAGAGGACCAGTTGCACAACAGAGACCCGTTCTACGTATGTGAATTCCAGCCCTAGGAACACTTTGGACCAGACTACAATGGGGTTCCGGATCCCAGGACAGATCCCAGAAGAAACCAACTGA